The proteins below are encoded in one region of Bacillota bacterium:
- the fbp gene encoding fructose-1,6-bisphosphate aldolase/phosphatase, protein MDRVTVSVIKADVGGFVGHSSVHPALKERAEECLGAAGGLLVDFRVSSVGDDLALIMTHRQGVDSPPIHELSWNTFVACTEVAKKLKLYGAGQDLLSDAFAGNVRGMGPGVAEMEFEERPSEPIVVFMADKTEPGAFNLPLYRIFADPFNTSGLVIDPKMHAGFRFEVMDVREKAVVTFNLPEELYDLLIFIGAPSRFCLNHIVSKETGEVAAAVSTQRLSLMAGRYVGKDDPVCVVRCQSGMPALGEVLEPFAWPHLVAGWMRGSHVGPLMPCGVAQATPTRFDGPPRVVALGFQVAEGQLVGPQDLFADPAFDRARQLALEIADYMRQHGPFEPHRLHLEQMEYTTMPQVMRRLANRFLPVG, encoded by the coding sequence GTGGACAGAGTGACGGTGAGCGTGATCAAGGCTGACGTGGGGGGGTTCGTGGGTCATTCTTCGGTACACCCGGCGCTGAAGGAGCGGGCAGAGGAATGCCTGGGAGCGGCCGGGGGGTTGCTCGTGGACTTCCGGGTGTCTTCGGTGGGTGATGACCTGGCCCTCATCATGACCCACCGGCAGGGGGTGGACAGCCCGCCCATCCATGAGCTATCCTGGAACACCTTCGTGGCCTGCACGGAGGTGGCTAAGAAGCTGAAGCTGTACGGGGCGGGTCAGGACCTTCTCAGCGATGCCTTTGCGGGGAATGTGCGGGGCATGGGGCCGGGCGTGGCGGAGATGGAGTTCGAAGAACGCCCGTCGGAGCCCATCGTGGTGTTCATGGCCGACAAGACCGAGCCCGGGGCCTTCAACCTCCCCCTCTACCGGATATTCGCCGATCCCTTCAACACCAGCGGTCTGGTCATCGATCCCAAGATGCACGCCGGCTTCCGGTTTGAAGTGATGGATGTGCGGGAGAAGGCAGTGGTAACCTTCAACCTCCCCGAGGAGCTATACGACCTCCTCATCTTCATCGGGGCCCCCTCGCGCTTTTGCCTGAATCACATAGTCAGCAAAGAGACCGGCGAGGTGGCGGCAGCCGTGAGCACCCAGCGGCTCAGCCTGATGGCGGGCCGGTACGTGGGTAAGGATGACCCCGTGTGCGTGGTGCGCTGCCAGAGCGGGATGCCGGCCCTGGGCGAGGTGCTGGAACCCTTCGCCTGGCCTCACCTGGTGGCGGGGTGGATGCGCGGCTCCCACGTGGGACCGCTCATGCCCTGCGGCGTGGCCCAGGCCACTCCCACGCGCTTCGACGGCCCTCCCCGGGTGGTGGCTCTGGGGTTCCAGGTGGCGGAGGGGCAACTGGTGGGTCCCCAGGACCTGTTCGCCGACCCCGCCTTCGACCGCGCGCGGCAGCTGGCTCTCGAGATCGCCGATTACATGCGGCAGCACGGGCCCTTCGAACCCCACCGGCTCCACCTGGAGCAGATGGAGTACACCACCATGCCTCAGGTGATGAGGCGCCTGGCGAATCGCTTCCTTCCCGTCGGGTAG
- a CDS encoding YqeG family HAD IIIA-type phosphatase: MAFLEYLRPRLTVSSIYDLDLEDLWQRGIRGVILDLDNTLVPWGCGQVSGRLLAWVGRTRERGFQLCLSANARAARVKEIAGLLGIPGISNAGKPRRRAFRRAMQIMGTAPAQTAMVGDQLFTDVLGGNRLGLLTVLVTPLAAREFFWTRLIRHPEHLILRALGVVPPGGPSR; encoded by the coding sequence ATGGCATTCCTGGAGTACCTGCGTCCGCGGCTGACCGTTTCGAGCATCTACGATCTGGACCTGGAAGACCTCTGGCAGCGCGGCATCCGGGGCGTGATCCTGGACCTGGACAACACCCTGGTGCCCTGGGGATGCGGCCAGGTGAGCGGGCGGTTGCTGGCCTGGGTCGGACGGACCCGGGAGCGGGGTTTTCAGCTCTGCCTCTCCGCCAACGCCCGGGCGGCCAGGGTGAAGGAGATTGCCGGCCTGCTCGGGATACCCGGCATCTCCAATGCCGGCAAGCCGCGACGGCGGGCTTTCCGGAGGGCCATGCAGATCATGGGTACCGCACCCGCCCAAACGGCCATGGTGGGAGACCAGCTGTTCACCGACGTCCTGGGGGGCAACCGCCTGGGGCTTCTCACCGTACTCGTGACCCCGCTGGCGGCCCGGGAGTTCTTCTGGACTCGTCTAATCCGCCACCCGGAGCACCTCATCCTCCGTGCCCTGGGGGTAGTCCCTCCGGGCGGCCCGTCCCGCTGA
- a CDS encoding response regulator transcription factor, whose translation MEVAVLVADDHPLVRQGLRAVLELEPSFRVVAEASDGRDAVEKAAEMPSGVVVLDISMPGLNGIEVARSIRQTRPDLGIVLLTIHDETQYLQEALRAGVNGYVLKEADPPVLVDAIRAAARGQLFIHSPLAQKLARIPCRPQERQGPGGLSAREWEIVGLIAQGFSSADVARRLYVAPKTVKNHLSNIYSKLGVKGRSEMLALCYQKGWIRARDASR comes from the coding sequence ATGGAAGTGGCGGTGCTGGTAGCCGATGATCATCCTCTGGTTCGCCAGGGGCTCCGGGCGGTACTGGAGCTGGAACCGTCCTTCCGGGTGGTGGCCGAGGCCTCTGACGGGAGGGATGCGGTGGAGAAGGCGGCCGAGATGCCCTCCGGGGTGGTGGTGCTGGACATCAGCATGCCCGGCCTGAACGGTATCGAGGTGGCCCGCTCTATCCGTCAGACCCGCCCCGACCTGGGCATCGTCCTGCTTACCATCCACGATGAGACTCAGTATCTGCAGGAAGCCTTGCGCGCTGGCGTCAACGGCTACGTGCTGAAAGAAGCGGATCCTCCTGTCCTGGTGGACGCCATCCGGGCGGCCGCCCGCGGCCAGCTGTTCATCCATTCCCCTTTGGCGCAGAAGCTGGCCCGTATCCCCTGCCGGCCGCAGGAACGGCAGGGGCCCGGGGGCCTGTCGGCCCGCGAGTGGGAAATCGTGGGCTTGATCGCGCAAGGATTCAGCAGTGCCGACGTGGCCCGGAGGCTTTACGTAGCACCGAAAACGGTGAAAAACCACCTGAGTAACATCTACAGCAAGCTGGGGGTCAAAGGCCGCTCGGAGATGCTGGCCCTGTGTTACCAGAAGGGCTGGATCAGGGCGCGGGACGCTTCCCGGTAG
- a CDS encoding sensor histidine kinase gives MKGSSEQGAQQKNPPVPDFGTVPSSPSPDFRPEELGTRQLQALERIIQETISAIDRSRAQIYAIAESARSEYDKVKGELEEVRKQVTVQIALVDQFEQQERAARVALMQVSANLAAYGEDAVQAAYQRAVETRAQLLTAQDRERELRRRREELERRFRGLEQAVRRAEELVAQVGVVLGYLSGNLRDLTAQVGSWQERFRLGLSLLKAQEDERRRLARDIHDGPAQTMAAAMMRSEVCGRFLEEDPGRAGRELGDLKELLGACLFDLRRMIFDLRPMSLDELGLVPAMRSWLGGWQQRTGVEVRLEVRGSDRRFPPAVEIALFRVLQEALNNVWKHAGADRAAVALHTNRDRVRLVVYDRGKGFDPATLPPDTFGLAGMKERVQFLGGKWWIKSRPGRGTQVGAEIPLPPE, from the coding sequence GTGAAGGGATCGTCCGAGCAAGGTGCCCAGCAGAAGAATCCTCCTGTTCCCGATTTCGGCACTGTGCCCTCGTCTCCCTCCCCCGACTTCCGCCCGGAAGAGTTGGGTACCCGGCAGTTGCAGGCCCTGGAGAGGATCATCCAGGAGACCATCTCCGCCATCGATCGCAGCAGGGCGCAGATATACGCCATCGCTGAGTCGGCCCGGTCCGAGTACGATAAAGTTAAGGGAGAGCTGGAAGAGGTTCGCAAGCAGGTGACCGTCCAGATCGCCCTGGTGGACCAGTTCGAGCAGCAGGAGCGGGCGGCCCGCGTCGCGCTCATGCAGGTGAGCGCGAACCTGGCCGCTTACGGCGAGGATGCGGTGCAGGCCGCCTATCAGAGGGCGGTAGAGACCCGTGCTCAACTCCTGACCGCTCAGGACAGGGAAAGGGAGCTGCGGCGCCGCCGGGAAGAGCTGGAGCGCCGCTTCCGGGGACTGGAGCAGGCGGTCAGGCGGGCGGAGGAACTGGTGGCCCAGGTGGGGGTGGTGCTGGGCTACCTGTCCGGCAACCTGCGCGACCTCACCGCCCAGGTGGGCTCGTGGCAGGAGAGATTCCGGCTGGGTCTCAGCCTGCTCAAGGCTCAGGAAGACGAGAGGCGGCGGCTGGCCCGCGACATCCACGATGGGCCCGCCCAGACCATGGCGGCGGCCATGATGCGGTCGGAGGTCTGCGGGCGGTTCCTGGAGGAGGACCCGGGACGGGCAGGGCGCGAGTTGGGGGACCTGAAGGAGCTGCTTGGTGCCTGCCTGTTCGACCTGCGGCGCATGATCTTCGACCTGCGCCCCATGAGCCTGGATGAGTTGGGCCTGGTACCCGCCATGCGTTCCTGGCTGGGAGGCTGGCAGCAGCGAACGGGGGTGGAGGTGAGGCTGGAAGTACGCGGCTCCGACAGGCGCTTTCCTCCCGCGGTGGAAATCGCCCTCTTTCGCGTGCTTCAGGAAGCCCTCAACAACGTCTGGAAGCACGCAGGTGCAGACAGAGCAGCGGTAGCCCTCCACACCAACCGGGACCGCGTGCGCCTGGTGGTCTATGACCGGGGTAAAGGATTCGACCCTGCCACCCTGCCGCCCGACACCTTCGGGCTGGCCGGGATGAAGGAAAGGGTGCAGTTCCTGGGAGGGAAGTGGTGGATCAAGTCCCGGCCGGGCCGGGGCACCCAGGTCGGGGCGGAGATCCCCCTTCCTCCGGAGTAG
- a CDS encoding rhomboid family intramembrane serine protease: protein MIPLHDDIPSRRYPVVTRLLVATSVLVFLYEWSLPAQKLWGVVHYWGVVPARYFPLEDVLAYRWQLLVPLVTSIFLHGGWMHLAGNMLYLWIFGDNVEDRMGHGRFLLFYLLVGVIGNGAYILADPGVRVPAIGASGAIAGVLGAYLVSFPGARVATLVPLGIFLTVVQVPAVLFLLGWFLLQLANGVAALGVPSGRQIAWWAHIGGFLAGLVLVGVFASDRRALYR, encoded by the coding sequence TTGATCCCGCTGCACGACGACATACCTTCCCGGCGCTACCCGGTGGTAACCCGGCTCCTGGTGGCGACCAGTGTCCTGGTGTTCCTCTACGAGTGGTCCCTGCCGGCGCAGAAGCTCTGGGGGGTGGTGCACTACTGGGGGGTGGTGCCCGCCCGCTACTTCCCGCTGGAAGATGTGCTGGCCTACCGGTGGCAGCTGCTCGTGCCGCTGGTGACGTCCATCTTCCTGCACGGAGGATGGATGCACCTTGCCGGCAACATGCTATACCTGTGGATCTTCGGGGACAACGTGGAGGACAGGATGGGGCACGGGCGCTTCCTGCTGTTCTACCTGCTGGTGGGGGTGATCGGCAACGGGGCGTATATCCTGGCCGACCCTGGCGTGCGCGTTCCCGCCATCGGGGCCAGCGGCGCCATCGCCGGGGTGCTGGGTGCGTATCTGGTCAGCTTTCCCGGAGCGCGGGTGGCCACCCTGGTCCCGCTGGGGATATTCCTCACGGTGGTCCAGGTGCCGGCCGTCCTCTTCCTGCTGGGATGGTTCCTGCTGCAGCTTGCCAACGGGGTGGCGGCGCTGGGCGTTCCCAGCGGCCGGCAGATAGCCTGGTGGGCTCACATCGGGGGATTCCTGGCGGGGTTGGTACTGGTGGGGGTGTTTGCGAGCGACAGGCGTGCCCTGTATCGCTAG
- a CDS encoding TadE/TadG family type IV pilus assembly protein has translation MRARVRGHGAGAGERGQALVELALALPVLLVLLLGILEFGMLLNVYLTVEHGAREGARLGATGAEDQAIADRVVASCPGLDPARLEVVISPPASSRSTGDTLEVIVRFAYRPLIGLFQPILGSTVLVERRVYMRIE, from the coding sequence GTGAGAGCGCGAGTGAGAGGACACGGTGCAGGAGCGGGCGAGCGGGGCCAGGCGCTGGTGGAGTTGGCCCTGGCCCTGCCCGTCCTGCTGGTGCTGCTCCTGGGCATCCTGGAGTTCGGCATGCTGCTCAATGTGTACCTGACGGTGGAACACGGTGCCCGCGAGGGCGCCCGGCTGGGCGCTACCGGTGCGGAGGATCAGGCTATAGCAGACCGCGTGGTGGCTTCGTGCCCGGGCCTCGACCCGGCCCGGCTGGAAGTGGTGATATCGCCCCCGGCTTCGTCCCGGTCCACGGGGGACACACTGGAGGTCATCGTGCGCTTCGCCTACCGGCCTCTGATCGGTCTCTTCCAACCCATCCTGGGGTCCACCGTCCTGGTCGAAAGGCGGGTCTACATGCGCATCGAGTGA
- a CDS encoding Flp family type IVb pilin: MLNPLNYLITWLRARCRDENGQSLVEYGLIIALIAVGVIVALGALGVRLSDLFTGIKDKLQLPGP; this comes from the coding sequence ATGCTGAACCCGCTCAACTACCTCATCACCTGGTTGCGGGCGCGGTGCCGGGACGAAAACGGTCAGTCGCTGGTCGAGTATGGTCTCATCATCGCCCTCATCGCAGTTGGTGTGATCGTGGCACTAGGTGCACTGGGTGTCAGGCTGAGCGACCTCTTCACCGGGATCAAGGACAAGCTCCAGTTGCCTGGCCCCTAA
- the sigK gene encoding RNA polymerase sporulation sigma factor SigK: MDTGMLAGLFAAILRCLGLWGGYLGNGSFPRPLTPPEEARYLQAAKAGDRLARNKLIEHNLRLVAHIVKKFESTGEDIEDLISVGNLGLMKAIDTYDPARGTKLATYAAKCVENEILMHLRARKKKRKEVSLHDPIGVDREGNEVTLMEVLTTDDEAIPDLVDSLWQRGRVRQWLEALPRKEREVLERRYGLRDGIQHTQRDIARQLGISRSYVSRIEKRAIQTMNSLIQGV, encoded by the coding sequence ATGGACACTGGCATGCTGGCGGGTCTCTTTGCCGCCATTTTGCGTTGTTTGGGGCTGTGGGGCGGATACCTGGGGAACGGATCCTTCCCCCGGCCGCTCACTCCCCCGGAAGAAGCCAGGTACCTGCAGGCCGCGAAGGCCGGCGACAGGTTGGCCCGCAACAAGCTCATCGAGCACAACCTGCGCCTGGTCGCCCACATCGTAAAGAAGTTCGAGAGCACCGGGGAAGACATAGAGGACCTGATTTCGGTGGGGAACCTGGGTCTGATGAAGGCCATCGACACATACGACCCCGCGCGGGGAACCAAGCTGGCGACATACGCGGCCAAGTGCGTGGAGAACGAAATCCTCATGCACCTGCGCGCCCGGAAGAAGAAAAGAAAGGAGGTTTCCCTCCACGACCCCATCGGGGTGGACCGGGAGGGCAACGAGGTCACCCTCATGGAGGTGCTGACCACCGACGACGAGGCCATCCCCGACCTGGTTGACTCGCTCTGGCAGCGTGGCCGGGTGCGCCAGTGGCTGGAGGCCTTGCCCCGCAAGGAGCGCGAGGTTCTGGAGCGGAGGTACGGCTTGAGGGATGGGATACAGCACACGCAGAGGGACATCGCCCGTCAGCTGGGGATTTCCCGGTCCTACGTGAGCCGCATTGAGAAGCGGGCCATCCAGACCATGAATTCCCTCATCCAGGGTGTTTAG
- the mltG gene encoding endolytic transglycosylase MltG — MLGRSLHRLRHLRPGPGRGPLLILTACLALVACIGASVAWASRPVDPASRADVRVVIPPGSPVESIGQILYRAGLIRHPLAFRALVEWMGVPTRLHAGEYDFTPAMGLREIIRRLVRGEVATYPFTIPEGFTVEQIADLLARQGLADREKFLDAARRLELAPHSPPEPGRVRYPLEGYLFPDTYRVPRGTAESELISLMVQRFREIWDRELADKARAQGLSVHEVVTLASIVEKETGVPEERPLVAGVFWNRLRRGMLLQADPTVLYALRRTGGLLRRDLQVDSPYNTYVHPGLPPGPIANPGKAALQAVLEPAATDYLYFVARGDGTHQFSRTLREHLEAVRRYRTAR; from the coding sequence TTGCTCGGACGATCCCTTCACCGGCTGCGCCACCTCCGTCCTGGCCCCGGGCGCGGTCCCCTTCTCATCCTGACCGCGTGTCTGGCACTGGTCGCGTGCATCGGGGCCTCCGTGGCATGGGCGTCACGCCCCGTTGACCCTGCGTCCCGCGCCGACGTGCGGGTGGTCATCCCGCCGGGTTCTCCCGTAGAAAGTATCGGGCAAATCCTGTACCGGGCAGGGCTGATCCGCCATCCCCTCGCCTTCCGCGCCCTGGTCGAGTGGATGGGCGTACCCACCCGGCTGCACGCGGGAGAGTACGATTTCACCCCCGCCATGGGCCTGCGGGAAATCATCCGCCGCCTGGTGAGGGGCGAGGTGGCCACCTATCCCTTTACCATCCCTGAAGGCTTTACGGTGGAGCAGATAGCCGATCTGCTTGCCCGGCAGGGTCTGGCCGACCGGGAGAAGTTCCTCGATGCCGCCCGTCGTCTGGAGCTGGCGCCGCACTCGCCTCCTGAGCCGGGGCGGGTGCGCTATCCCCTGGAAGGTTATCTGTTCCCCGATACCTACCGGGTGCCCCGGGGGACCGCCGAATCCGAGCTGATTTCCCTTATGGTGCAACGCTTCCGCGAGATCTGGGACCGGGAACTGGCCGACAAGGCCAGGGCGCAGGGGTTGTCCGTGCACGAGGTGGTCACCCTGGCTTCCATCGTGGAGAAGGAAACGGGGGTGCCGGAAGAGCGCCCCCTGGTGGCGGGAGTGTTCTGGAATCGCCTGCGACGGGGCATGCTCCTGCAGGCCGACCCCACCGTCCTCTACGCCCTGCGCAGGACGGGAGGCCTGCTGCGGCGCGACCTGCAGGTGGACTCCCCTTACAACACCTACGTGCATCCGGGACTGCCCCCCGGACCCATCGCCAACCCGGGAAAGGCGGCCCTGCAGGCCGTGCTGGAACCGGCGGCCACCGACTACCTCTACTTCGTGGCACGGGGCGACGGCACCCACCAGTTCTCCCGCACCCTGAGAGAGCACCTGGAAGCGGTCAGGCGCTATCGCACCGCCCGCTAA
- a CDS encoding pilus assembly protein TadG-related protein: MLRERGETVRDEKGYVLVMAALMGACLMGVAALALDAGRGYLARMELQDAVDAAALGGVAELPGDPVAAEQVAHAYASRHGLDPGQVEVDVMTASEARGEAPAPGEPPSVIRVTAAADPGTTFARIWSVEHMPVGARAEASVAPLGGARGVVPLGVGEEDFVVGERYALKLAGGSGEHGNFHALALGGRGARNYEQRLAEGWQQMVRVGDRLETEPGNMSGPTGWAIEERLARARPGETFTDYAPNSPRLLLLPVVDFSGVHGRDEVTVVGFAYFFLEDYTGEGSESWVYGRFLRRATAGELGAWEGAASWRALGVKLTR, from the coding sequence GTGCTGAGGGAGCGAGGTGAGACCGTGCGCGACGAGAAAGGCTACGTCCTCGTCATGGCGGCGTTAATGGGTGCCTGCCTGATGGGGGTCGCGGCGCTGGCTCTGGATGCGGGGCGGGGCTACCTGGCTCGCATGGAGCTTCAGGACGCGGTCGATGCCGCTGCTCTGGGCGGGGTAGCGGAACTCCCGGGGGATCCGGTGGCAGCCGAGCAGGTGGCGCACGCATATGCCTCCCGTCACGGCCTTGATCCCGGGCAGGTAGAGGTGGACGTAATGACCGCCAGCGAAGCACGGGGAGAGGCCCCGGCTCCGGGTGAGCCGCCCAGCGTGATACGGGTGACCGCTGCCGCCGATCCGGGCACCACCTTTGCACGCATATGGTCGGTGGAGCATATGCCGGTGGGAGCGCGGGCGGAGGCGTCCGTGGCCCCCCTGGGCGGCGCCCGGGGGGTGGTGCCTTTGGGCGTGGGTGAGGAGGATTTCGTGGTGGGGGAACGGTACGCCCTCAAGCTGGCGGGAGGGAGCGGAGAGCACGGAAACTTCCATGCCCTGGCCCTGGGAGGCCGGGGGGCGCGCAATTACGAGCAGAGGCTGGCCGAAGGCTGGCAGCAGATGGTGCGGGTGGGGGACCGGCTGGAAACCGAGCCTGGCAACATGTCCGGTCCCACAGGCTGGGCCATCGAGGAGCGGCTGGCTCGGGCCCGCCCCGGAGAGACGTTTACGGACTATGCTCCCAACTCTCCGCGCCTGCTGCTTCTGCCGGTGGTCGACTTCTCGGGAGTGCACGGCCGGGACGAAGTCACCGTGGTTGGTTTCGCCTACTTCTTTCTTGAGGACTACACCGGCGAGGGGTCGGAGTCGTGGGTATACGGGCGCTTCCTGCGCCGGGCAACGGCGGGGGAGCTGGGGGCATGGGAGGGGGCGGCCTCTTGGCGCGCCCTGGGGGTAAAGCTGACGAGGTGA
- a CDS encoding DUF4910 domain-containing protein: protein MRKLLREAGPEGLPVHARVAARFYAGSMDVLSAVLPGTSSEEILVIAHLCHPQPSANDNASGAAAAVEALVSLASLIERGSLPRPRRGIRLLLVPEINGTTCYLASQPGAAARTVAAVNLDMVGERQDLCGSVLQVESGPLATPSFASDLLSLIMAEALTEGTNWGGTARLPMLRWTETPFSGGSDHYLLGDPTVGIPCPMIIQWPDRFYHTSADTLDKVDPEALRRVAVATGTYAMFLANAGLPEACWLGTEMTARFAPTLHAAVRDSVLRSEETGGQAGAAAGVAGRIAFRLDRRLADLASLHRLLAPEEGESFRKVEASLAEECRRVAQQEERRITILRSTTHPAPTPTAAPAGRKGREDGPPTPQGGEPHGPGAAGDGDPEARRLIPRRLLPGPVDRRDVFASLPASEALEFFLFRREHKKGADLLETRLLYWSDGKRTLAEVERLVELETGVRDTPYALGYLRLLERAGFLELRPSAATGCH, encoded by the coding sequence TTGAGAAAGCTGCTCAGGGAGGCGGGCCCGGAAGGCCTGCCCGTTCATGCCCGGGTGGCGGCTCGCTTCTACGCAGGGAGCATGGACGTACTGTCCGCGGTGCTGCCGGGCACCTCATCAGAGGAAATCCTGGTGATTGCGCACCTGTGCCACCCTCAGCCTTCCGCCAACGACAACGCCTCCGGGGCAGCGGCGGCGGTGGAGGCCCTGGTGAGCCTGGCGTCCCTGATCGAACGGGGCAGCCTGCCCCGCCCCCGGCGGGGAATCCGCCTGCTGCTGGTGCCGGAGATCAACGGCACTACCTGCTACCTGGCCTCCCAGCCCGGGGCGGCAGCACGAACCGTGGCGGCGGTCAATCTGGACATGGTGGGCGAACGCCAGGACCTGTGCGGCAGCGTCCTACAGGTGGAGTCGGGACCCCTGGCCACCCCCTCTTTCGCTTCCGACCTGCTGTCCCTGATCATGGCCGAGGCCCTCACGGAAGGGACCAACTGGGGTGGTACCGCCCGGCTACCCATGTTGCGCTGGACAGAAACACCTTTTTCGGGCGGGTCTGACCACTACCTGCTGGGCGACCCCACCGTGGGCATCCCCTGCCCCATGATCATCCAGTGGCCCGACAGGTTCTACCACACCTCCGCCGATACCCTCGACAAGGTCGACCCCGAAGCGCTGCGCCGGGTGGCGGTGGCCACGGGAACATACGCCATGTTCCTGGCGAACGCGGGCCTGCCGGAAGCGTGCTGGCTGGGGACAGAGATGACCGCCCGCTTCGCCCCCACCCTGCACGCCGCGGTGCGCGACAGCGTGCTGCGAAGCGAGGAAACCGGCGGGCAGGCCGGGGCGGCAGCTGGAGTCGCAGGGCGCATCGCCTTCCGGCTCGACCGCCGGCTCGCCGATCTGGCCTCATTGCACAGACTGCTCGCCCCGGAGGAAGGCGAGTCGTTCCGGAAAGTGGAGGCGTCTCTCGCAGAAGAGTGCCGGCGGGTGGCGCAGCAGGAGGAGCGCCGCATCACCATACTGAGGAGCACCACTCATCCCGCCCCAACACCGACCGCCGCCCCCGCGGGCAGGAAAGGCCGGGAAGACGGGCCACCTACCCCGCAGGGCGGGGAACCACACGGGCCCGGCGCGGCAGGCGACGGAGACCCGGAGGCGCGACGCCTGATCCCCCGGCGTCTCCTTCCCGGGCCGGTGGACCGCCGGGATGTGTTTGCCTCCCTGCCGGCATCCGAAGCTCTCGAGTTCTTCCTTTTCCGGCGGGAGCACAAGAAAGGCGCCGATTTGCTGGAAACCCGCCTCCTCTACTGGAGCGACGGGAAACGGACCCTGGCCGAGGTGGAGCGGCTGGTGGAACTGGAAACCGGCGTGCGCGATACCCCATACGCCCTCGGCTATCTCCGGCTCCTCGAGCGCGCGGGCTTCCTGGAGTTGCGACCTTCAGCTGCGACAGGTTGCCATTGA